The Heyndrickxia acidicola sequence AGTCTTGGCTGATTAGAGCACTCCCCCATATCTCAGTTAAAGCTTGAAATAGAAACAAATCTAAAGCTGATTGAAGCTGAAAGCGAGTGCCTGCAGCGGAAATTAACCAGCAGGATAAAAGTAACGCTAAAAAATAGGAGGCAGGTACATGAACGTATTTCCCTTAACACAAGATGACTATGCACTAATTGATGAAGCGAAAAACAAAATAATAGATTTATATGAGGAGGATAAACATCATGTTGGTGCAGCCCTGCGGACCAAGTCGGGAAACATCGTTTCGGCTGTTCATATTGAAGCTTACATTGGGCGGGTGACCGTTTGCGCAGAAGCCATTGCCATCGGAAGTGCGATCTCCAATGGAGAAAAAGAGTTTCATACTATTGTAGCCGTCAGGCATCCCTATTCAGATGAAAGCAACAGAGAACTGACTGTGGTGAGTCCATGTGGAATGTGCCGAGAGCTTATATCAGATTATTCACCTGATTGTTTCGTAATCCTCAAAGTTAATGGTGAATTGGTTAAGACGAAGATTATGGAATTAATTCCATTAAAATACTCAAGAGAAGCTTAAGTTTTATCAAATATCAATGAGAGCTTAATAAAAATTTCATATTTTCATCGTATACTCAATTTGTCAGTAAAGAAACAACCCCTTTGGAAAAACCGCCTTTGCAGTATTGCTAGGGCGGTTTTTCATTGTGCAGAATGGAAGCTATTTTCTTATGAGAACCCTGCTGTTTTGTGGCGGGGTTATTCACATTCAGTTCATAAAGCTATAATAGGATATATACATAAGCCGAGTAAGGAGAAGAATTTTTCTAAAAGGAGAGACCGTAAGATGGCCACTGTACTAATTGTGGATGATGATCCGAATATCCGTGAGCTGGTTCGTGTTTTTTTAGCGAGGGAAGGATTTTCAATAGTGGAAGCAGAGGATGGAAAAGAAGCGTTAAAAGTGTGTGAAAAAGAGCGAGTCGACCTGTTGATATTGGATATCATGATGCCCAATATGGACGGCTGGGAGGTGTGCCGGGAAATCCGCAGCTATTATTCGGATTCACTCCCTATTTTAATGCTGACTGCAAAGGGGACTACTGCTGAAAAGCTTAAAGGATTTGAGATCGGGACAGATGATTATATGGTAAAGCCCTTTGAGCCTGAAGAGCTGATTGCGCGTGTGAAGGCATTGCTCAAGCGGTATAACATTTCTCTTTCAAATAAGGTGTCGGTGGGAAATGTGGAGCTCGACCGCTCGACTCTTACGGTGTCTGATGGAAAAAAAGAGGTCACACTGCCTCTAAAGGAGTTTGAAATATTATTTAAGCTGGGCGCCCATCCGGGGATAATTTTTACGAGGGAGCAGCTGATTGAGGAATTTTGGGGCTATGATTATGAAGGCGATGAACGAACGGTGGATGTGCATATTAAACGAATTCGTGATCGTTTTTTTGATGAGGACTGCCCATTTAAGATTACGACCATTCGAGGGCTGGGATACCGTCTGGAGAGGACCCGATGAGAGCGGTGGAACTTTTCAAGCGTGCAGCCGAAACGCTTGTGATGGTGGTTCTCTTCTTGCTGTGCTGGACCGCAGCGTTTTATCTAACGGCATGGGTGGAGCGTTTGTTACATCTGAATGGTGTATCTCCGTTTGTCGGGCAGATGATCACATCGCTTGTGGGCCTTTTTATTTTTAGTCTGGTTATGCTGGGTTCTTCCCGGATTGAGAGTATAAGGGATAGGCGGTTTCGCTTTTTTAATCCGATTGTGGTAGCAATGGAGAAGATGGCACAGGGAGATTTTAATATTGACCTGTCAACCTATAAGGCGATGCTGGAGTCACCGCATCATCCTTTTTCCAAAATCGTGCAGAGTGTTGACCATATGGCTTCAGAGCTTGGTGAAATGGAACGGATGAGGCAGGAATTCATTTCAAATGTTTCCCATGAAATTCAATCGCCGTTAACCTCTATCAGCGGATTTGCACGGGCACTCGAGTCGGAAGACTTATCCGTTGAAGAACGGAAGCATTATCTTGACATTATTCAAACGGAAAGTAAGAGGCTGTCAAAGCTGAGTGAAAATCTGTTAAAGCTGACCACATTGGAATCGGATCATCCGCCGTTTGAGATGACCCGGTATTCGTTAGATCAACAGCTCCGGAACGTGATGATTTCCTGTGAGCCGCAGTGGTCTAGTAAAAATCTCCAGATGGATATTGATTTGAATAAAGTGACAATTGAGGCCGACAAAGATTTGCTAAGCCAGGTTTGGATTAATTTGCTCCATAACAGCATCAAATTCACCCCTGATAATGGCAGCATTCGGGTGCAGCTTACTGAAAATGATCGAGGTGTGGTTTATGTAAAGATCAAGGACTCAGGAGCCGGCATGAGCCAGGACGTGCAAATGCATATCTTTGAGCGTTTTTACAAGGCGGATCCATCGAGGAATCGTTCGTCTCAGGGGAGCGGAAGCGGATTGGGGCTTGCGATTGTGAAGAAAATTGTTGAGCTGCATCATGGCCGGATTCATGTGCTGAGCAGGCCGGGAGAGGGAACGGAAATGACGGTGGTGCTGCCGAAAACGGCGTCTTGGAATGAGAAGGAAGAGTAACAAAAATAAAAGATGACTTCTGTGGCGGCGTTGGAATGTGGAGGCTGAGTCATCTTTTAGGATTGGGTGATATTGTTTAGTGCAGTAAAGCGCTGAAGGGGTCTGACCCCTTTAGTTGAGTAAAGTGGATAATTTGTGGGTACAAATGCCTGTTTTACCCGAAAAATTGGAGTTTTCGCCCGATTAGTGAACATTTTTCCCCGATTAACTTCACTTTTTCCCCGATTAAACCTATTTTTTACCCGATTAACTCTGTTAATCGTTCACCGATGCTTGTTTGGAGTGCTTTCCATCTATTTTGCATGGTCTCGATAGGCTTTAAATGGCTGCATTTTCAGCTTCAATTAATAAAAAAGCCATTATAATCTAAGATATCACATGTTTCAATGCATCCTGAGATTTAATCACTGCTTTTACTCCATAGCGGCATCGAATGGCGGAGTAGCGCCTCGTTTGTCCAGCTCATTGAGCAGACGTCGGTATTGAATGATGCTTAAATTCCCTGCAATGTACTCTTTTTTCGTATAATCCAATAAAGCATTCACGTGGCTCGGTACTGCTTGCCTGCAAGTGATATAACGGAAAATCAAGTTTTCTAAAGTCATCATTGCCTCCTGATTGATTTCATCATTTTGGTAACCATCTGTAATATACCATGGATATTAAAAAAGCCATTCGTTTGGAAAATTTAGATTACCGACATTTTTTTACATTTTATCCTGTATCTGACCTCTATAATGTAAGTGCACATATCAAAAAAACGCTCTTCAACGAAAAGAGCGTTTTTCCTGTGCCTTACAGCGAAGCCTTCAAGATGGACCGTACACTTTCAGGCGTCATTTCTTTATACCTGCCGACACCCGGTTTGATAAACGTTTTTTCGACAATCGCGTCAAATTCGGAATCATCAATGTTGTAGTCGCGCAGGGTACTTGGGGCACCCAAAGAATTCCAAAAGGAACGAAGCGCTTTGGCACCTTCGCGGGCTACTTCTTTATCGGTTTTTCCTTCCGGGTCAATGCCGAACACGTTCACCGCCAGCATTTTCACACGGGATGGATCTTCCTCCAGCACATGCTCCAGCCAGTTAGGGAAAAGAATGGCTAAGCCGCCGCCGTGCGGGATGTCATAGACAGCTGAAATGGCATGCTCAATCCGGTGAGTAGCCCAGTCGCCTCCGTCAGAGCCGTTCATTAATGTCCCGTTATAGCCGGTGGTTCCGATATACATCATCGTTTCCCGGTGCTCATAGGAGTGAAGATCTTCCAATAGCTTCGGACCTGTTTCAATGGCTGTACGAAGTAAAGACTCAATAAAGCCGTCGATCATCGGTGTATTTTCTGTTCTATGGAAGTAGGATTCTAACGCATGTGACATGCTGTCCACAATTCCATATAC is a genomic window containing:
- a CDS encoding cytidine deaminase; the encoded protein is MNVFPLTQDDYALIDEAKNKIIDLYEEDKHHVGAALRTKSGNIVSAVHIEAYIGRVTVCAEAIAIGSAISNGEKEFHTIVAVRHPYSDESNRELTVVSPCGMCRELISDYSPDCFVILKVNGELVKTKIMELIPLKYSREA
- a CDS encoding sensor histidine kinase, encoding MRAVELFKRAAETLVMVVLFLLCWTAAFYLTAWVERLLHLNGVSPFVGQMITSLVGLFIFSLVMLGSSRIESIRDRRFRFFNPIVVAMEKMAQGDFNIDLSTYKAMLESPHHPFSKIVQSVDHMASELGEMERMRQEFISNVSHEIQSPLTSISGFARALESEDLSVEERKHYLDIIQTESKRLSKLSENLLKLTTLESDHPPFEMTRYSLDQQLRNVMISCEPQWSSKNLQMDIDLNKVTIEADKDLLSQVWINLLHNSIKFTPDNGSIRVQLTENDRGVVYVKIKDSGAGMSQDVQMHIFERFYKADPSRNRSSQGSGSGLGLAIVKKIVELHHGRIHVLSRPGEGTEMTVVLPKTASWNEKEE
- a CDS encoding response regulator transcription factor, with the protein product MATVLIVDDDPNIRELVRVFLAREGFSIVEAEDGKEALKVCEKERVDLLILDIMMPNMDGWEVCREIRSYYSDSLPILMLTAKGTTAEKLKGFEIGTDDYMVKPFEPEELIARVKALLKRYNISLSNKVSVGNVELDRSTLTVSDGKKEVTLPLKEFEILFKLGAHPGIIFTREQLIEEFWGYDYEGDERTVDVHIKRIRDRFFDEDCPFKITTIRGLGYRLERTR
- a CDS encoding iron-containing alcohol dehydrogenase; amino-acid sequence: MIPFLQYNPTKLYFGKGQIEQLSQLLDENLKVLLVYGGGSIKRNNVYQDVMKELEKVNATVFELSGVEPNPRLETVERGVDICKTENIDFLLAVGGGSVIDCTKAIAVGAKSASNTWDLIRGKAPIEAALPIGTVLTLAATSSEMNNVSVITNWETKEKLGWGSQLVFPVFSILDPVYTFSVPRDQTVYGIVDSMSHALESYFHRTENTPMIDGFIESLLRTAIETGPKLLEDLHSYEHRETMMYIGTTGYNGTLMNGSDGGDWATHRIEHAISAVYDIPHGGGLAILFPNWLEHVLEEDPSRVKMLAVNVFGIDPEGKTDKEVAREGAKALRSFWNSLGAPSTLRDYNIDDSEFDAIVEKTFIKPGVGRYKEMTPESVRSILKASL
- the yppF gene encoding YppF family protein → MTLENLIFRYITCRQAVPSHVNALLDYTKKEYIAGNLSIIQYRRLLNELDKRGATPPFDAAME